From the genome of Vulpes lagopus strain Blue_001 chromosome 2, ASM1834538v1, whole genome shotgun sequence, one region includes:
- the LOC121484780 gene encoding protein crumbs homolog 3, whose protein sequence is MASPGLGLLLALGLPLLPARWGRAWGQTLDPQVNENSTITPSAPGSGSNGALSQEAITAIIVVFSLLAAVLLAVGLVLLLRKLREKRQTQGTYRPSSEEQFNHAAEARAPQDSKETVRGCLPI, encoded by the exons ATGGCGAGCCCCGGCCTGGGGCTGCTCCTGGCGCTCGGCCTGCCGCTGCTGCCGGCCCGCtggggccgggcctgggggcAAACGCTGGACCCCCAGGTAAATGAGAACAGCACCATTACACCCTCTGCCCCCGGCTCTGGCTCCAATGGGGCCCTGTCTCAGGAGGCCATCACTGCCATCATTGTGGTCTTCTCCCTCCTGGCCGCCGTGCTTCTGGCCGTggggctggtgctgctgctgcgaAAACTGCGTGAGAAGCGGCAGACACAGGGCACCTACCGGCCCAGCAGCGAGGAGCAG tTCAACCATGCAGCCGAGGCCCGGGCTCCCCAGGACTCCAAGGAGACAGTGCGGGGCTGCCTGCCCATCTAG